One window of Dyadobacter sandarakinus genomic DNA carries:
- a CDS encoding ribonuclease E inhibitor RraB, protein MENIEAIFRKMKDRGWNIDSPHKWGFCFFSRSADPLKLIFKELEDHNYKLESLTKSNGDWRIEVSKAEILTPLKLHKRNIAFNELADHFDCDYDGWDVEPV, encoded by the coding sequence GAAAAATGAAGGATCGAGGTTGGAATATAGACAGTCCACATAAATGGGGCTTCTGTTTTTTTAGCCGAAGTGCTGATCCATTGAAACTGATTTTTAAAGAACTGGAAGATCACAACTATAAACTTGAAAGTCTTACAAAATCCAACGGCGATTGGAGAATTGAAGTTAGTAAGGCTGAAATTCTGACACCACTTAAACTGCACAAAAGAAATATCGCATTTAATGAGCTAGCAGATCACTTTGATTGCGATTATGACGGATGGGATGTTGAACCAGTATAG